In Sphingobium amiense, a genomic segment contains:
- a CDS encoding UvrD-helicase domain-containing protein, whose amino-acid sequence MAVLSRRVRPDDWKPVGVDALEANALKVVRSADNRSVIAGPGAGKTELLAQRAAYLLQTGAAPAPRRILAISFKRDAATNLAARVRQRCHRNHAGRFDSMTFDAFAKGLIDRFGQALPERWRPRPDYEIIFPNDRDYRDFLFQQVGTPPASVGTYADIQAITVKAFERRHLVGSPLPVDGWPKPTPGQWAADRLWQTSLHEGKKSVLSFPMIGRLAELLLRVNPMARDALRLTYSHLFMDEFQDTTQIQYDLVRTIFLGTDTVITAVGDNKQQIMRWAMAMDDPFSAFDADFGGKLTPLFNNYRSSPELVRIQHVLAQALDARAVAPVSKTVGTIAGDSCAIWDFSTPEIEADRLAAFVAAEMKTHKLGPRDFVLLVRQKAADYAAVLEPAFMAAGIPLRNEAGTVGAVMLQELLAEEASELIIAILRLAMSKRAGRYWTDCQEALAALRGVAPDEEGAQTKLARELDAYAIKLSATYPTPPKSKAIARSIVDDILAFIGRERLIAVHPAYGQGGWLEMVLDATAVHMLASSAGGVDWSSALDAYEGVHAIPLMTIHKSKGLEYHSVIFVGLDDGAWWSFAGDQIEATAGFFVAFTRAKQRVVFTYCARRGARTKIATLYGLLGKAGVQTVHVA is encoded by the coding sequence ATGGCCGTGCTGTCGCGACGGGTTCGCCCGGATGATTGGAAGCCGGTGGGCGTAGATGCGCTCGAAGCGAATGCGTTGAAGGTTGTCCGCTCGGCAGACAATCGTTCCGTCATCGCCGGCCCGGGTGCTGGCAAGACGGAATTGCTGGCGCAACGCGCCGCCTATCTCCTCCAGACCGGCGCCGCACCTGCGCCAAGGCGTATTCTCGCGATCAGCTTCAAGCGAGATGCTGCGACCAACCTCGCGGCGCGGGTCCGTCAGCGCTGCCATCGCAATCATGCCGGGCGCTTCGATTCCATGACGTTCGACGCCTTTGCGAAAGGGCTCATTGATCGCTTTGGTCAGGCGCTGCCCGAACGCTGGCGGCCACGGCCCGACTACGAAATCATATTTCCCAATGATCGGGATTACCGCGACTTCCTGTTTCAGCAGGTCGGCACGCCGCCGGCATCGGTGGGCACTTATGCTGATATCCAAGCCATCACGGTGAAGGCTTTCGAGCGCCGTCATCTGGTTGGATCGCCACTCCCGGTGGACGGTTGGCCAAAGCCGACGCCGGGCCAATGGGCGGCGGACCGCTTGTGGCAAACGTCGCTTCACGAGGGGAAGAAGAGCGTCTTGTCGTTTCCCATGATTGGGCGGCTCGCCGAACTCCTGCTACGGGTCAATCCGATGGCGCGTGACGCGCTTCGCCTGACCTATTCACACCTGTTCATGGACGAATTCCAGGACACGACGCAGATTCAATATGATCTGGTTCGCACCATCTTCCTCGGCACCGATACGGTGATCACTGCCGTTGGGGACAACAAGCAGCAGATCATGCGCTGGGCGATGGCGATGGATGATCCCTTCAGCGCCTTCGACGCCGACTTTGGCGGGAAGCTGACGCCGCTCTTTAACAACTATCGCTCGTCGCCAGAGCTGGTGCGCATCCAGCACGTTCTGGCTCAAGCTTTGGACGCCCGCGCCGTAGCGCCAGTATCGAAGACCGTGGGCACGATCGCCGGCGACAGTTGTGCGATCTGGGACTTTTCAACACCGGAGATCGAGGCGGATCGCCTGGCGGCGTTCGTTGCCGCCGAGATGAAAACCCACAAGCTCGGCCCGCGCGATTTCGTTCTGCTTGTCCGCCAGAAGGCAGCCGACTACGCGGCTGTCCTCGAACCAGCGTTCATGGCCGCCGGTATTCCCCTGCGCAACGAGGCCGGGACTGTCGGCGCGGTGATGCTGCAAGAACTGCTTGCGGAAGAAGCATCTGAACTGATCATCGCCATTCTGCGCCTTGCTATGTCCAAACGGGCGGGACGGTACTGGACGGACTGTCAGGAGGCGCTTGCCGCCCTTCGTGGTGTCGCGCCTGATGAAGAGGGCGCGCAGACCAAACTCGCCCGTGAACTGGACGCCTATGCGATCAAACTCAGCGCCACCTATCCCACCCCACCAAAATCAAAGGCGATAGCGCGATCCATCGTGGACGACATTCTAGCGTTTATCGGCCGAGAACGACTGATCGCGGTTCATCCCGCCTACGGCCAGGGCGGCTGGCTCGAAATGGTGCTTGATGCGACCGCCGTGCATATGCTCGCGTCGTCGGCCGGTGGCGTCGATTGGTCATCAGCTCTCGATGCCTATGAAGGCGTTCATGCGATTCCGCTGATGACGATCCATAAGAGCAAAGGGCTCGAATATCACAGCGTCATCTTCGTCGGGCTGGACGATGGCGCATGGTGGAGTTTTGCCGGCGATCAGATCGAAGCGACGGCCGGATTCTTCGTGGCTTTCACCCGCGCCAAGCAGCGCGTTGTTTTCACCTACTGCGCGCGGCGCGGCGCCCGAACAAAGATCGCGACGCTGTACGGCCTTTTGGGCAAGGCCGGTGTCCAAACTGTTCATGTGGCTTGA
- a CDS encoding ParB/RepB/Spo0J family partition protein, with amino-acid sequence MTTTTNSTSTVENGATVFIPLNKLKKHPMNARKTPHSEGSIEAKAASIAAKGILQNLVVEPETTAEGEPTGFYLVSIGEGRRLAQLLRVKRKQIKKTEAVRCVIDTANDAAEISLDENVTRENLHPADEFERFHELSENRGWGAEEIAARFGVTAHVVKQRLRLGAVSPKLMQVYRDGDLTLDQLMAFAITEDHARQEYVFDNLSYNRDPSTIRRDLTKPNVAATDRRAAFVGAHAYTEAGGNIIRDLFTEDRGGFFEDPTLLDRLVIEKLEGIAEQVQEAEGWKWVSVHIDFPHAHGMRRSYPHPVELSEEDAVAYDAAQDELDRLTSEYDSHDELPDDVDKRCGELEAEIERIDALRHAYEAQEIASGGMFIVLSHDGEARIERGFIRAEDEAPEPEAAVDGETFIDGVRVNGDGEIIEDGDGDESDVSAPHAEDEVAEEDGKPLSDSLIRDLTAHRTMALRLALGEQPDMALVAVVHTLAAQTFYRGGGDAHCLEIRPTSNYLAAHADGIEDTAAAKMLADRHAGWASDMPRDVANLWSFIAGLDHASLMALLAHCASLTANAVKLPWESSKRHAHETADKLATAVTLDMTAHWTPTLRAYLGRVTKAHIVAAVREALGDEAAERIADMKKQAMAETAEQLLAGTGWLPPVLRTERPAWLTDEQSEALPTEADETAPEAQHDDHFAIAAE; translated from the coding sequence ATGACCACGACCACCAACAGCACCTCGACCGTCGAAAATGGCGCGACGGTTTTTATCCCGCTCAACAAGCTCAAGAAGCACCCGATGAATGCCCGCAAGACCCCGCACAGCGAGGGGTCTATCGAGGCGAAAGCGGCGAGCATCGCCGCAAAGGGCATCCTGCAAAATCTGGTGGTGGAGCCGGAAACGACCGCCGAGGGCGAGCCGACCGGCTTCTATCTGGTCAGCATCGGGGAAGGCCGCAGGCTGGCGCAATTGCTGCGCGTCAAGCGCAAGCAGATCAAGAAGACGGAAGCCGTCCGTTGCGTCATCGACACGGCGAACGACGCGGCGGAAATCAGCCTTGACGAGAACGTGACGCGCGAGAACCTTCACCCCGCCGACGAATTCGAGCGCTTCCATGAGCTTTCGGAAAATCGTGGATGGGGCGCCGAGGAAATCGCCGCCCGGTTTGGCGTGACCGCGCATGTGGTGAAGCAGCGGCTTCGCCTTGGCGCTGTCAGCCCCAAGTTGATGCAGGTTTATCGCGACGGTGATTTGACGCTGGACCAGTTGATGGCCTTCGCTATCACCGAGGACCACGCGCGGCAGGAATATGTTTTCGACAACCTATCTTATAACCGTGATCCATCGACTATCCGCCGCGACCTGACCAAGCCCAACGTGGCGGCGACGGATAGGCGCGCGGCCTTTGTCGGCGCGCATGCCTATACGGAGGCAGGTGGCAACATCATCCGCGACCTGTTCACCGAGGATCGCGGCGGCTTCTTTGAAGACCCGACCTTGCTGGACCGGCTTGTCATTGAGAAGCTGGAAGGGATCGCGGAGCAGGTTCAGGAAGCCGAGGGCTGGAAGTGGGTTTCCGTCCATATCGACTTTCCCCACGCGCACGGCATGCGCCGCAGCTATCCGCATCCGGTGGAGCTTTCAGAGGAAGACGCCGTTGCCTACGACGCCGCGCAGGACGAACTTGACCGCCTGACATCGGAATATGACAGCCATGACGAACTGCCCGATGACGTGGACAAGCGTTGCGGGGAGCTTGAAGCCGAGATCGAGCGCATCGACGCGTTGCGCCATGCCTACGAGGCGCAAGAGATCGCAAGCGGCGGCATGTTCATTGTCCTGTCCCATGACGGCGAAGCCCGCATTGAGCGCGGTTTCATCAGGGCCGAGGATGAAGCCCCGGAGCCGGAAGCAGCCGTGGACGGCGAAACCTTCATCGACGGGGTGCGCGTCAATGGTGATGGCGAGATCATCGAAGACGGCGACGGCGATGAGAGCGACGTTTCGGCACCTCACGCCGAGGACGAGGTAGCGGAGGAAGACGGCAAGCCGCTGTCGGACTCGCTCATTCGCGACCTGACCGCGCATCGGACCATGGCCCTGCGTCTCGCCCTTGGCGAGCAGCCGGACATGGCGCTGGTCGCCGTGGTGCATACGCTAGCCGCGCAGACCTTCTATCGCGGCGGCGGGGATGCTCATTGCCTCGAAATCCGCCCAACGAGCAACTATCTCGCGGCCCACGCGGATGGCATCGAGGACACGGCGGCGGCGAAGATGCTGGCGGATCGTCATGCCGGATGGGCGTCCGACATGCCGCGCGATGTGGCGAACCTGTGGAGCTTCATCGCCGGGCTGGACCATGCAAGCCTGATGGCCTTGCTGGCGCATTGCGCTTCGCTGACCGCCAATGCGGTGAAGCTGCCGTGGGAAAGCAGCAAGCGCCACGCCCATGAAACGGCGGACAAGCTGGCGACGGCGGTTACGCTCGACATGACGGCGCACTGGACGCCGACCCTGCGCGCCTATCTCGGTCGCGTCACCAAGGCCCATATCGTCGCCGCCGTGCGCGAAGCCCTTGGCGACGAGGCGGCGGAACGGATCGCGGACATGAAGAAGCAAGCGATGGCGGAAACCGCCGAGCAGCTTCTGGCCGGGACCGGCTGGCTCCCGCCCGTGCTGCGTACCGAGCGGCCCGCATGGCTCACGGACGAGCAATCCGAAGCTCTTCCTACCGAGGCTGACGAGACCGCGCCGGAAGCGCAGCATGATGACCATTTCGCTATCGCGGCGGAATGA
- a CDS encoding ATP-dependent nuclease produces MRLESVTLSGFRCFGPDPITVSISSEITAVVGPNAAGKTALLHALSKLFGVSRAQRTVQRSDFHLGAGDDPDDREPKDLFIDVLIGLPELADGTATPETIAPSFRHMQIEREGESPVCRLRLEARWEDDGTVEGEVSQELFWVDTLDDDPAEDKCHPVSAADRGLIQLYYTPASRDAAAQIKATTGALAARLLRAIEWSSDTEEAVQEATENLATAFEGESAIAAIGKALQARWSGLHDDVVDTKPRLSLVSRRFEDVVNKIAVIFEQGPDGQERGLDALSDGQQSLFYFALAASVFDLEREVVAGTVEGFRDDTLRIPALTLFALEEPENHLSPYFLARIIRQVRSLTDAGGAQAIVTSHSPAVLSRVNPREVRYCRCDPETRVSTVKKIIIPPGIDEASKFVRGAMLAYPELYFARFVLLVEGDSERIVLPPLADALDLLIDPAFVAIVPLGGRHVQHFWRLLKHLAIPHATLLDLDLGRDGGGFGRVKTAIEKLIEFGVPKATLLKLDDGVLSDERFAAMHTWQDPEDRKILQGWVNCLKPYGVYFSAPLDLDLAMLEAFPDAYNAIIPKGGGPKMAADKAAEVVLGTAGPGLTLYTGPFKDYPSLLPAYRYHFLTNSKPATHLAALTHIKKKDLAEKMPSVLAEVLRHIAKSLRRD; encoded by the coding sequence GTGCGTCTCGAATCTGTAACTCTGTCCGGCTTCCGCTGTTTCGGCCCCGATCCGATCACGGTGTCTATCTCATCTGAAATCACGGCCGTCGTTGGCCCGAATGCAGCGGGTAAGACCGCGCTCCTGCACGCGCTGTCGAAGTTGTTTGGCGTATCGCGGGCGCAGCGCACCGTTCAGCGTTCGGATTTCCACTTAGGTGCCGGCGACGATCCGGACGATCGTGAACCCAAGGATCTATTCATCGACGTGCTGATTGGCTTGCCCGAATTGGCCGACGGCACCGCAACCCCGGAGACGATCGCTCCCTCATTCCGGCATATGCAGATCGAACGGGAGGGCGAATCTCCGGTCTGTCGCTTGCGTCTCGAAGCGCGATGGGAAGATGACGGTACGGTCGAGGGCGAGGTTTCGCAGGAACTTTTCTGGGTCGATACGCTTGACGATGATCCGGCTGAAGACAAGTGTCACCCGGTCTCGGCGGCGGATCGCGGCCTGATCCAACTCTATTACACGCCTGCCAGCCGCGATGCGGCGGCTCAGATCAAGGCGACCACAGGGGCTCTCGCTGCTCGTCTGCTCCGCGCGATTGAATGGTCATCCGACACGGAGGAGGCCGTTCAGGAAGCCACCGAAAATCTGGCCACGGCTTTCGAGGGCGAGTCGGCAATTGCCGCGATCGGCAAAGCCTTGCAGGCGCGTTGGTCAGGACTTCACGATGATGTCGTCGATACAAAACCCCGGCTCAGTTTGGTCAGTCGTCGGTTTGAGGACGTCGTCAACAAGATTGCCGTCATCTTCGAGCAGGGACCGGACGGCCAGGAACGTGGTCTTGACGCCCTGAGCGATGGGCAGCAATCGCTCTTCTATTTCGCCCTGGCCGCCTCTGTCTTCGATTTGGAGCGCGAGGTTGTCGCGGGCACAGTCGAGGGCTTCCGCGATGACACGCTGCGCATCCCGGCGCTCACGCTCTTCGCGCTGGAAGAGCCTGAAAACCATCTCTCCCCTTACTTCCTCGCACGGATCATTCGCCAAGTCCGTTCGCTGACCGATGCCGGTGGCGCGCAGGCCATCGTCACCAGTCATTCGCCGGCGGTGCTGAGCCGCGTCAATCCGCGTGAGGTCCGCTACTGCCGCTGCGATCCGGAGACGCGCGTCTCGACGGTCAAAAAAATCATAATCCCGCCGGGAATTGACGAGGCATCCAAGTTCGTCCGTGGCGCGATGCTCGCCTATCCTGAACTCTATTTCGCTCGGTTCGTCCTGCTCGTCGAAGGCGACTCGGAGCGGATCGTCCTGCCGCCCCTGGCCGACGCGCTCGATCTTCTGATCGATCCTGCCTTCGTCGCCATCGTGCCGTTGGGCGGGCGGCATGTGCAGCATTTCTGGCGGTTGCTGAAACATCTCGCCATCCCGCACGCGACGCTTCTCGATCTCGATCTGGGGCGCGATGGTGGCGGTTTTGGCCGAGTGAAGACGGCGATCGAGAAGCTCATCGAATTCGGCGTACCAAAGGCCACACTCCTGAAACTCGATGACGGTGTGCTTTCCGACGAGCGATTTGCGGCTATGCACACTTGGCAAGATCCGGAGGATCGTAAAATCCTGCAAGGCTGGGTCAATTGCCTGAAGCCGTATGGCGTCTACTTCTCAGCGCCGCTCGACCTTGACCTGGCCATGCTCGAAGCCTTCCCCGACGCCTACAACGCGATCATCCCCAAGGGCGGCGGTCCGAAGATGGCCGCCGATAAGGCGGCGGAAGTGGTGCTCGGGACAGCAGGGCCGGGGCTCACGCTCTACACCGGGCCGTTTAAGGACTATCCGTCGCTTCTTCCTGCATACCGCTATCATTTTCTCACCAACAGCAAGCCGGCAACGCACCTCGCGGCCCTTACGCATATCAAGAAAAAGGACTTGGCCGAGAAAATGCCTTCGGTTCTGGCCGAGGTTCTCAGACACATCGCCAAGTCGTTGCGGCGGGACTAG
- a CDS encoding Fic family protein, with protein MSEPDPNLRLGRFVETPVAGEIVRAFVPPRLPPEPSIDVLALLERLSLAERALGRLDGITMLLPRQELFLYMYVRKEAVLSSQIEGTQSTLSDLLRFETEAQAGQPIDDIREVSNYVDAMMYGLERLEHLPLSLRLIREMHARLLQSGRGGTKSPGEFRRSQNWIGGTRPGNALFVPPPPTEMDACLDALERFMHEEGSRLPALIKAGLLHVQFETIHPFLDGNGRIGRLLVTLYLCVNGVLRKPLLYLSLYLKTHRADYYRLLQEVREHGAWEAWLDFFLTGVADTANQAFDAATRIVELFKEDRERITVESDRAGSALRIHDLFQQNPYLTANQLVQQTGLSAPTVNAALADLERFGIVEEVTGRKRGRVFSYRGYLAILSEGTDPLPTAA; from the coding sequence ATGTCTGAACCCGACCCCAATCTTCGGCTAGGCCGCTTTGTTGAAACGCCCGTTGCGGGCGAGATCGTGCGCGCCTTCGTGCCGCCGCGCTTGCCGCCGGAACCTTCGATCGACGTGCTTGCCCTGCTGGAACGGCTGAGTCTGGCGGAACGCGCCTTGGGGCGCCTGGACGGCATCACCATGCTGCTCCCGCGTCAGGAGCTGTTCCTTTACATGTATGTGAGGAAGGAAGCCGTCCTATCGTCCCAGATCGAAGGCACGCAATCGACACTTTCGGACCTGCTCCGCTTCGAAACCGAGGCACAAGCCGGCCAACCGATCGACGACATCCGCGAAGTCTCGAACTATGTCGATGCCATGATGTACGGGCTGGAGCGGCTGGAACACCTGCCACTGTCGTTGCGCCTGATCCGTGAAATGCACGCGCGGCTACTGCAGAGCGGGCGAGGCGGCACGAAGAGTCCCGGCGAATTCCGGCGCTCGCAGAACTGGATCGGAGGCACTCGTCCCGGCAATGCGCTCTTCGTGCCGCCGCCACCGACCGAGATGGATGCCTGTCTCGATGCGCTTGAGCGCTTCATGCACGAGGAAGGCTCGCGGCTGCCCGCCCTGATCAAGGCGGGTTTGCTGCATGTTCAGTTCGAGACCATCCACCCGTTCTTGGACGGCAATGGCAGGATCGGCCGCTTGCTCGTCACGCTGTACCTCTGCGTCAACGGCGTGCTGCGCAAACCGCTACTCTATCTGAGCCTCTATCTCAAAACCCATCGCGCCGACTATTACCGCCTGCTTCAGGAAGTGCGCGAGCATGGCGCGTGGGAAGCCTGGCTCGACTTCTTTCTCACGGGCGTCGCGGACACTGCCAATCAGGCGTTCGATGCGGCCACCCGGATCGTCGAGCTGTTCAAGGAAGACCGCGAACGCATCACAGTGGAAAGCGATCGGGCGGGTTCGGCGCTGCGCATCCACGATCTGTTTCAGCAGAATCCCTATTTGACCGCCAACCAGCTCGTCCAGCAGACGGGCCTCTCTGCCCCTACCGTCAACGCAGCGCTCGCCGATCTAGAGCGGTTCGGCATCGTCGAAGAAGTCACCGGCCGCAAACGGGGCCGCGTTTTCAGTTACCGGGGGTATCTCGCCATCCTGAGCGAGGGCACCGACCCGCTCCCCACTGCCGCCTGA